The DNA window GCCGGCCCGCCACGATGAAGCTCACGGCGAAGGCGACGATCGCCCACATGAACACCGAGGAGGTGTCGGCGCGCTTCCACCCGAACTCCTTTTCGAGCGGAGCGACGAACACGCTCCAGGCGTAGAGCGAGCCGAGCGCCAGGTTCATGAAGAGCCCGCCCACGACGCGCCACCATCGGTTGAGAGAATCCGGAGCTGCCGGAGAACCGCTCATCTCGTACCTCCTTTTTCTTTCCGAGAAGCAAGATGGGGGGAAGCCGCGCCGTGGACCGGCTCGATTCCCCCCCGATTTCCGCCCTTGATCGATTCCGGCGGTCCGGACCGGCGACCGCTGCCGGTCCCGTCCCCGTCGGCGGACGCCCGCGCTCCCGGAAGGGTCTGCGGGATCGTCATGGGGAAACCGGCCATCGGATGTCCTCCGCGAAATGTTGGGAGCAGCGTAGGCCGTCCCGCGGCGCCTCCTTTGATGCAGATGCATCCTTTTCGGGAAGGAGCCCCCCGTCGCGATGAGGCAATCGAATCATGGCGATTCCCCGCGGGAGCCCTAGGCTTGCGATATCTTCGAGGAGGTTGCGATGCCGCTGACCGTGGAGAGACCGATGGAAACCGAAACCGCCGTGACCCTGGACAAACTCAAGATCGTCGACGAACGAACGGGAAAGTCGTACGAGCTGCCGATCGAAAACGGAACGATCCGGGGGACGGATCTCAAGAAGATCAAGTCCGGACCCGACGACCCCGGGCTCATGGTGTACGACCCGGCCTACATGAACACCGCCGCGTGCCGGAGCGCGATCACGTTCATCGACGGCGACAAGGGCATCCTGCTCTACCGCGGATACCCGATCGACGAGCTCGCCGAGCACTGCTCGTTCCTCGAGGTGGCGTACCTCCTGCTCCACGGAGAGCTTCCGAACAAGGCGGAGAACGACGAGTGGACCCGCCAGATCACGTACCACACGATGATCCACGAGAGCATCAAGAAGTTCATGGACGGGTTCGCCTACGACGCGCACCCGATGGGGATCCTCGTCGCGACGGTCGGAGCGCTCTCGACCTTCTACCCCGACGCCCGCAACATCCACGACGAGGCGTCGCGGAGAACGCAGATCTACCGTCTCGTCGCGAAGATGCCCACGCTCGCGGCGTTCGCCTACCGGCACAGCCGCGGACTCCCGTACGCCTACCCCGACAACGATCTCCGCTACACCGAAAACTTCCTGAACATGCTCTTCAAGATGACCGAGGTGAAGTACCGGCCCGAGCCGGCCCTCGCCCGCGCGCTCGACGTCCTCTTCATCCTCCACGCCGATCACGAGCAGAACTGCTCGACGTCGGTGATGCGGGGCATCGGCTCATCGCACGCCGACCCGTTCTCGGCGGTCGCCGGCGCGTGCGCCGCGCTGTACGGTCCGCTCCACGGCGGAGCCAACGAGGCGGTCCTGAAGATGCTCGCCGAGATCGGCACGAAGGACCGCGTCCCGGCCTTCATCAAGGAAGTGAAGGAAGGACACGGCGAGAAGCGGCTGATGGGGTTCGGGCACCGGATCTACAAGAACTACGACCCCCGCGCGAGGATCATCAAGAAGATCGCCGACGACGTCTTCGCGGTGACCGGGAAGAACCCGCTCCTCGAGATCGCCCTCGAACTCGAGAAGATCGCGCTCGAAGACGAGTATTTCGTGAAGCGGAAGCTCTACCCGAACGTCGATTTCTACTCCGGAATCATCTACCAGGCGATGGGCCTCCCGACGTCCATGTTCACCGTCCTGTTCGCGATCGCGCGGACGATGGGATGGATGGTGCAGTGGGAAGAGATGCTGCTCGATCCGGAACAGAAGATCGCCCGCCCCCGCCAGGTCTACAAGGGTCCGGCGGAGAGACACCTGAGACCGCTGGAAAAACGCTAGCGCTCCTCCCGCGGGTTTCATCGATTGGCCCGGCGACCCCTCGCCGGGCCTTTTTTTCAGCGGCGCGGGCGCCGCTCTCCGCCGGTGCGAAGTCCGAAAACCGCCGGAACCCGCCGCGGCCGCGGGGCATCATCGGCGCATGAAGAACACGGGCTACCGAATCGTCGCCGTCCCGACCGATTTCGCCTCCTCCGTGCGCGCGGATCCCCGGGCCGTCCGGCGCCTCGACGGCCAACCCCACCAGTGCCGCCATTGCCTGACGCTCTCCTCGCCGGGGGAAGCCGTCCTCCTGGCTTCCTTCTCCCCCTTCCGGACGGATCAGCCGTACGCGGAGCGCGGGCCCGTGTTCGCGCACGAACGGAATTGCCCGCGCTACGCGGACGACTCCGCGTATCCCCGGCAGTTCCCGCGGCGCGCCGCCGTGCTCCGCGCCTACGACGGCGGAGAGGCTCTGGTGGATGCCCGCGTCGTCGGCGACTCGGACGTCGACGCGCTCATCGCCGAGCTCTTCGCGGATACCCGCGTCGCCTTCCTGCACGCGCGGAACGTCGCGGAAGGGTGCTTCATGTTCCGGATCGAGCGGGCGGCGGGCCTCTAGAACACGAAGGGAACGAGCCGCTTCGTGCGGCGGGCGTATTCCGCGTATTCCGGGTAGCGCTCGGCAACGAGTTTCTCCTCGGCGGCGATCCGCATCGCGATGCCCGCGAGGACGACGAGGAAGAAAAGCGAACCGGAACTCCGGGCCGCCGCCGCGCCGGCCCCGCCGAAGAGCGCGATCGCGGCGTAGATCGGATGGCGGAGCCACCGGTAGGGGCCCGTCGTCACGAGACCGCCCTCCGTCGGGTTCGCGGCCGCGTGGAAGCTGCGGAGACCGAAGGTCGCGCGCGCCCAGACGAAGAGAACGACCGCGACCCCCTGCAGCGCGAGGACCGCCGGACGAGTCGAGAAGAGGGCGCCCGTTCTCCAGAGCGCGACGAGGCCGGCGGCCATCGCCGCGAGCCCCGCGAGAGAGAGCGCCCTCACTTCGGTTTGCGGGTGAGGAGCATGCCGACGCCCACGACGATCGCGGCGACCCCGGCCCAGAGGGGAACGTTGACGTGCTCCTTCTCCTTGAAGGACAGGTCGAAAGGACCCAGGTGGGCCCGATGGCTCTCCTTCGTGAAGGTGAATCCGCCGAAGACGAGAGCCAGGAGCCCGGCGACGATCAGGATCACGGCGACGAGCTTGATGCCTTCCATGCGTGTCCTCCTTTCCGGCGTCCGCGTCAGGCGGCGCGGAACAGCCGATACAGCGTCAGCGCCACGCCGGCGCACATTCCCGCGGCGAAGAGGAGAAGGATCTGGACCCAGCGAACGGACTCCGCCCCGGGAGTTCGCGTGAAGAACAGGAACCCCACCGCGCTCACGACGAGGAGCACCGCGATCCGCCGGCGAATGTCTCGTTCCATCGTCAGGATCCTTTCTGGTAGACGCCCGCGCCGACGACGAGGGTCCGGCCGTCCGCCGTCACCTTCCGGATGTACGTCCACTTCCGGGAGGGGCGCACGTGGCCGGGACGGGGCCAGAGATAGCTCACCCAGGCCGAGTCCGCCGTCTCCAGGATCTTCGTCCACTCGCGATGGAACGCGCGGCCGCTCGCGTCCTTGAGATCCATGACGTTCCGGCCCTCGAGCTGAGGCCGGGGACCGTTGACGAGGCTCACCATCGACATGTCGTCCACGAACACGTAGCTGAAACCGTTGAACCAGCGGCTCCCCCGAACGCGAAACTCGGGGAACGCCTTCTCCCCCCGGTCGACGACGAGCGCCGCCGCGCGATCGACGAGCGCCTCGATCCGGTGTGCCTGGGCGGGAGGCGGCCCTTCCGCCGGG is part of the Thermoanaerobaculia bacterium genome and encodes:
- a CDS encoding citrate synthase → MPLTVERPMETETAVTLDKLKIVDERTGKSYELPIENGTIRGTDLKKIKSGPDDPGLMVYDPAYMNTAACRSAITFIDGDKGILLYRGYPIDELAEHCSFLEVAYLLLHGELPNKAENDEWTRQITYHTMIHESIKKFMDGFAYDAHPMGILVATVGALSTFYPDARNIHDEASRRTQIYRLVAKMPTLAAFAYRHSRGLPYAYPDNDLRYTENFLNMLFKMTEVKYRPEPALARALDVLFILHADHEQNCSTSVMRGIGSSHADPFSAVAGACAALYGPLHGGANEAVLKMLAEIGTKDRVPAFIKEVKEGHGEKRLMGFGHRIYKNYDPRARIIKKIADDVFAVTGKNPLLEIALELEKIALEDEYFVKRKLYPNVDFYSGIIYQAMGLPTSMFTVLFAIARTMGWMVQWEEMLLDPEQKIARPRQVYKGPAERHLRPLEKR
- a CDS encoding cache domain-containing protein, with amino-acid sequence MRKRSGLFSAAGLCLAAMLGAAAAPAEGPPPAQAHRIEALVDRAAALVVDRGEKAFPEFRVRGSRWFNGFSYVFVDDMSMVSLVNGPRPQLEGRNVMDLKDASGRAFHREWTKILETADSAWVSYLWPRPGHVRPSRKWTYIRKVTADGRTLVVGAGVYQKGS
- a CDS encoding DUF1203 domain-containing protein is translated as MKNTGYRIVAVPTDFASSVRADPRAVRRLDGQPHQCRHCLTLSSPGEAVLLASFSPFRTDQPYAERGPVFAHERNCPRYADDSAYPRQFPRRAAVLRAYDGGEALVDARVVGDSDVDALIAELFADTRVAFLHARNVAEGCFMFRIERAAGL
- a CDS encoding methyltransferase produces the protein MRALSLAGLAAMAAGLVALWRTGALFSTRPAVLALQGVAVVLFVWARATFGLRSFHAAANPTEGGLVTTGPYRWLRHPIYAAIALFGGAGAAAARSSGSLFFLVVLAGIAMRIAAEEKLVAERYPEYAEYARRTKRLVPFVF